The Pyrus communis chromosome 8, drPyrComm1.1, whole genome shotgun sequence region TCTTCCCACCACCTTACCCCGACCCCTCCTTCCCGACCCTTCACTTCCTTATCTCCCCTCCCTTGCTTCTCTCCCACCATTTTGGGTGTAGATATACATGGATCTATGCCCTATAGCCTGGCATGGGCCTTGCCTGTTCAACATTTTCTTCGATTGGCGCTCGTTTCCCAATGTGGGGTTTAAATCTGTGCTGCAGGTGGGCTGGATCCCCCCTCTTCAACTCGGTTTCCATGGTGGTGTCTCCCTCATCGATGACTTCAATGATCTCCGCTCTGGAGGTTCGGCTTGGTCTGGGAGCTTAGCAAGTTCGTCTCGTTGAGGCTCGGCTCGGCTTTAGCGTCTTGGTGCGGCTCTGCTTGGCTTGAGCGTGGACGCCAGCGTCCCACAGTCCGGATTTTGTGGGTGATCTTGGCCTAAGCACCTCGGTCCCCCTGCTtttgagttgttcatcggatATTTCTCGGTGTAGTTTAGTTCCTGTTGCTCTTGTGCACCGCGGTGATGCTGGTGTTTTGGCTAATTTGGTTTTCGCCTTTGTGCGTTGTTATTGTGAGTCTCGTCTGCTAACAATGACTTTGTTGTGCATGGTCTCGCACTTTTGCGATGATTTTTTGTGGCCTCGCTATTCAGCGATGACCGTTGTGTCTACCACTATCTCTCTGTTGTTGCTATTGTCTATTGTGACAGATCTATACTGGTAGTTTTGTGCGCTTGGCGACTGTGTGATTGAACTTGTGGATGTCTACTAGGGGTTTAATGTTATTTGTCTACTTTGTGCAAATTATGTGGACACCTTATGAGATTTATGTGTAAGAGATGTACTCTAAATGTGAGTGAGAGCTTTAATATGGTATATACGTGTTCTGATATGTAAGTAATCAGACAAATATTAGTATTGGACTAAATATGTTTAATTCTAATCAATTATTATGAGGAAAATTAAATGAACTCGTTTTGAATTAAGAAGTGATTAAGACCTCTTAGGAAACTCGTTGTAACCGACTCCATGATAGGAGTGGTTACCAACACATATGTGCACATCTTTGGCCTCTTTTTCCCATGTTAACGTGTTCAATACACGCTCGTCTTATTGAGGGCAAGaacttaaaagaaagaaaagatcgAAGCACGTATTCATGATTTTTGCTGGTACGAGCTGATATTGATTAGAGTTTACTTCAAATTAGACGTACTGACCAGTAGAGCGTGGTTTAATGACTTTATTGATTTCGAAGTTGCTCAGTAATGGTGTATATTTAATGTTTTCATTATGTGTTCTTAAAGTAATACACATTTCCAGAAATTACCATGCAACAAGAAGAAGTTTGACTATCGCCgcataaattaatttatttttcagatAAGTAATGCTACATTTATCACATATTTGTATAATTATTTGTAATATCTTTTTAATAGAAATATGGCACACTAACACATGTGggtctcatctctattagatggataatacaaatacgtggtaaaaataatatttttgttttctgaatAAGTCTACTCATTTTCCAAAACTAATTTTAGTAATCGACACTCTAATTAGAATCAAGAATGTGAGATCTACCGACTACCAACTCTCCATGAGACACTTAATTCATTGGAAAATTAACCTTTGAGGTATAACATCACCATTCAAACTCAATGAACTTTTGCTGGCATTGTCTCTCAGAATTTTTcttgatattattattattattattatgtgcTCTCCAAAGTCGTGATTTTCTTTAGTAGAGCAATATCCTACTCTAAACAATGGGAAATTAGATTTAAGTCACCATATGAGTCATCCATAATAATTAGGTTTTCAACTTGTCGTTTAAGTACGTTGAATCTGAGAtattcacttacaaatgaagtgATGACATAAATACTGATTAGTCGCTTTGCATAGTGATGAGCCGCTGTTGTAATACTTTCAATTTCTCAAACAACCGACCCTAGTAAAGAAAACATTTCCAAACATGAATACCGAGGAGGTTGAACATGTCGTTATAGATCAAGGAAGCATGAAATGTCCTATTTGTGgccttttttgttcttttttttttctttgggcaATACCGAGTAGGAGGCCTTTGTTAATTTGTTCGTGAGTGAGTTATATACAGTATGTAGTGGAGAGAGGACCACATGCATTCCATGTGTCATGTGATTCTAAAGAAAGATATGAGCCAAAAATCAAGCATATCCTGATtatccatttatttatttgtctaTGGAATAATGGACGAAAAGATAGGAGTCGACGTGACCACACATAAGATCAACCATTCAACCTCATGATCGATCGATATCAAAACTGAAATTCCATGTGATTGCATACAAACATAAAGGTGGCATTTACATGTATAGAGACATGAAAGTTGACCTTGCTggtcactacaagaaaaatgagcTTTGGGTACAAAACAAAGGGCACAATTGAAATTTTTGTGTCTATTTGACCACCAAAAGGCTGAAACAATTATCATTCCATAGAAGGCACCATCTATATATGGTGCCCAATGTTAAAAAAAGAGAGACACAAAACAGTAATGGGCACAGAAGCCGTGCCGAGTAGGGTTAGATGACAACTTTTTTACTGAAGATGGGCACAAAAAACATTTTGTGCCTATAAAATATGTTTGTCAGCAATGCTGTATGTCCATCCAGCCTTGCATGTGTCagatttggaattttttttattaatttacaaaatcatgACAAAGGTTATTGTGCCCTCtagtttaatatatttaaataaaaagaaagttttGTGTCCCTACATATTTACTTTTGTGTTGAAAAGATtggtgggtaatgaatgcccacaataCATTGGtagaagttttcaatgcccatgcaaagtgaaattgaatttgtaaatgCATGGAGGTTGTATTGTCAAAGGAAGTGCTGTAAACTTCAATGCGCAGTTAATGCATCAATTTGGAGttactctataaatagagcactccgtataCTTTCAAGtgatagaaaaatataaaaagaagagaacgagagaaaagatcaataacatcatctattcctccgtcttttatttgttatcctcttgtgctatagtttCAGTGTGATATTTTACACCTGCTTTACTTCATTCACTAAaatgttatctctctaactttgacttatttataacacgttatcagcacgagtctctaaatataattattctctcatctctcttcaccgaacgaaagaaagaaaaaaaaaagtttcctctaaggtttttactgttcatcttcttcctctgcctcaactgcGTGGTATACCCTCACGACGAACTGTTTGCTTCATGCTTGCTCttagttctcaacctaacaattacatacatctttgatttcttgtttggtttggATATTGATTACTAACtcagtgtttatttatgttaattttactgcaatccaagattTTTGGTATAATCGtccatcttgaactgcaaatttattcttactGCGATTCAAGACGGTGCGGTATCATCACCTATCTTGGactgcatatttaattttactaCAAATTTTAGTTGGAGTGATATAATCGCCCACCCTaccctgcatatttaaatttacctgctgtttaatttcattgcaattttaggtggtgcggtataatcgcctaCATTGCTCTAcgtatttaaattttcctgctaCTTGAGTGTTGCGGAATAATCGCCCATTCTATGTtacattatttcaatgagaatggtgcggtacaatcgcccttcTCATTCACCCTGAAAATCTCGAGCCAGAAGTTTCGACTgtttatcattttggcctgaagatcaaaatgaaaaatttgtaagaaccagaagttctaacatcaaattcctccaggaatacatagtattgcaagttcttacacatctcattttctttcagaaaagaaaatggcaaacttgGCGAAGCTTGAATTTGCTGCCCTAGATATTACTGGGAAGAATTACCTGACCTGGGTACTagataccaagatccatctggaagCAGAGAATGTTGGAGATACGATTAGGGAAGAGAGCAGctcatcctctcaagatcgAGCAAAGACCATAATTTTCATTTGTCGCCATCTTGATGAGGCGCTAAAGAGCGAGtacttaacggttgaagatctgttagctctctggaatgccttgagaaacagatacaatcacctAACAAGGGTGATTCTTTCAAGGGCCCGCCATGAGTGGACTCATTTGAGGATCCAAGACTTCAAGTCAGTGGCAGAGTGCAATTATGCgttgttcagaattacctctcaAATGAAGCTTTGTGGGGATACTATTACTGAGGAatatatgctggaaaagactctcagcacatttcatgcctcTAACGTGCTCCTGCAATAGCAGTATAGAGCGCGAGGCTACACTgagtacaaccagctgatatctgtGCTCTTAGTAGCTCAACAGAACAATGAGCTCATGATGAAAAACCATCAttcccgacctactggatctgcaccattcccagaagtgaatgctgcttccctcgaagtgaacACCACATCCTTTGGTggtgataatcataaacgaggacgtGGCCACAAACGAGGTCGGTGGAACAGGAAAGGCAAGAACCATGGAgttcagtttcacaaccaggttccgaggcataattcaggcccgAGCTTCAAAAATATGAATCGCCACAAATGCAAAGGtcatatgaacaatgctccCAGGAACGCTGAAAGAGCCTGCCATAGGTGTGGTAGCAATGGGCATTGGGCGTgtacttgtcgtaccccaaaacatctggtggatttgtatcaagcctccctcaaggagaagagtgtcgagaccaattttctcgacTAGGCTAGACCAATGAATATACTTGATCCAGTGTTGGACTTATCAGGGCAGTTAAACACAACTAACCTAGATGTTCCAGACTTTATTGTGGAAAAGGGAAATGAAGTATACCGATCTGATTGAATCATTGATGTATTTTTATTATGCTGAACTTGTAGTatttcagattcaataaaaATGGCAAgtaaatttcttgttataacttgcttttaactctgattctcttactcagagagcatggataaaaactgtggttattctcagaacatgagaaatggcggagatatttgtcttgcagacaacgcaaccacacatacaatacttcgtgatcgaaagtatttctcaagcttaatACTTACAAGAGtaggggtaacaacaatatcaggaccttcagatgtaattgaaggctcagggAAAACCCAGATTATgctaccaaatggaacaatattttccatacagaatgcattgtatgctactcgatctactcgaaatttgttgagtttcaaagacatatgtttaaatggataccacattgaaaagaaaagtgcagaaaatgtgaagtatctatgcattacctccaatgatacccagaagcgcATATTGGAGAAGTTGTGTGGTTTGTCGAGTGGATTGTactatacatacataaagacaattgaatcacatactgtcatgaaccagaagttcattgattaaaaggtttacatgctttggcatgaccgtctgggtcatcctggatccaccatgatgcgtaggatcattaccaacttTAATGGACATTCATTAgtgagcagacacattgctatctaaaatgataacccttgcaaagctTATTCttaagggaagttggtaattagaccatcacaactaaaggttgatgctgaatcccaatcatttctgcaaagaattcaaggggatatttgtgggcctattcaaccatcttgtggaccatttcgatattttatggttttggttgatacatctacccgatggtcacatgtttgtctcttgtctactcggaatgtagcctttgcgagacttcttgctcaaataattaagttacgagcacagttcccagattatcctattaagtcaatccgacttgataacgttggtgaatttacgtctcaaatctttgatgattattgcatgacattgggcattgatgttgaacaccctgttcctcatgtacatactcaaaatggtttagcagaatcattgatcaagcggcttcagttaatagctcgcacactgcttatgaaaaccaaattgccagTCTCTGCATGGgaacatgccatcttacatgttgcatcattggttcgattgagacctatagccaaccatcaatactccttagtacaactcgtgtttggacatcagccaaacatttcacatttacgagtttttggttgtgctgtttatgtgcctattgcatcgccacaacgcactaaaatgggacctcagtGTAGACTgagaatttatgtgggttttgattcaccatccatcattagatatttggaacctttgacaggtgatatgtttacagctcgttttgttgattgtcactttgatgagacagtcttcctgtcgttagggggagaaaagaccgttccagaaTAACGAAAAGAactgacatgggttgttcccaccttgtctcattttgatcctcgcagtattcaatgtgaaaatgaagcgaaaatgatcgttcatctttaaagcattgccaatcaaatgctagatgcatttaatgatgctatgaaagtgacaaaatcacctataccagctgcaaatgcacctgccagaattgatgtccctgttggacaaaataaagtggcagcgaatgattcatctggtgcacgcctgaagcgtggtagacccccaggttcaaaagattcagcccctcgaaagagaaagtcgagggcacaactgaatccaaatgaaatcattcaggaagagaaaatgaatgaaaaatccataattcatgattctggacttctagaaaaagaaaatgtccttgatgagacacatgtccctgaagagacagaagtacatgaaagcaaagaaatctccataaattatgcatgtacaaatgaattgtgggattggaatgaaataatcatcgatgatatGTTCACATTcgcagtagccactgaaatcatcttaagtgatgatattgagccccgctctgttgatgaatgcaaacagagacatgattggcctaagtggaaagaagTAATCCAgtcagaattaaattccttggaaaggcgGAATGTTTTTGGACTAGTAGTCTAAACCCCGCCTAGTGTAAACctcgtgggttacaaatgggtattcacaaggaaatgcaatgagaaaaatgagattgcaagatataaagcacgactcgttgcacaaggcttttctcaaagacctggaattgattgtgaggagacatactctctTGTAATGGAtgcaattacgttccgttacttaataagtttagtggtttcagaaagacttgacatgcgacttatggatgtcatcactgcgtatctatatggagaattagatactgacatatatatgaaagtcccagaaggacttaagttgcctgaaacaagtaacaaaccacgaggtatgctctcgatcaaattaaggcgatcattgtatgggctgaaacaatttggacgaatgtggtataatcgtcttagtgagtatttgatcaaagaagggtatatcaacaatgtcatttgcccttgtgtgttcattaagaaatccaattatggatttgctatagtggcagtatgtgttgatgatatgaatctagttggaactcctgaagagctcaataaaactgctgaatatctgaaaagcgaatttgaaatgaaagaccttagaaaaacaaaattttgtctcgGCCTGCAaatcgagcattgtgctagtggaattttgatccaccaatcagcttacattgaaaaaattctgaagcaatttggtatggacaaggcttatccactcagcacaccaatggtcgttcgttatttggacattaagaaagatctattatgtccaaaagaagatgatgaactggtccttggtccagaaaTACCATGTCTGAGTGCAGTAGgtgctttgttgtatttagcacaatgtactagaccagatatagctttttcagttaacttgttagcaaggtatagctctgctccaacaattcgccattggaagggtatcaaagatgtattgcgataccttcgtgggacaacagacatgggtctcttctactTAAAGAACTCCACAAATGACCAGGTCCTTGTTGGATATGTAGATGCTGGTTTTCTCTCTGATCCAcataaagcccgctcacaaactggatatgtgtttaagaatggagatacagGAATCTCATGGCGCTTaaccaagcaaacattagttgctacatcttcaaattattcagaaatacttgctttacatgaaacaagtcgtgaatgttcttggttaagatcaatgatctatcatatccggaattcatgtggtctaacttcgaagacagacaatccaactgtcatccatgaagataatgcagcctgtgttgcccaaatgaaggaatgattcatcaaaggcgataagactaaacacatatctccaaagtttttcagtgcacatgagattcagaaggctaaagttattgaagtcagacaaatccgttcgaatgaaaatctggcagacttgttcaccaaatctctaccaaagtgcacgtttcagaagttagtgcaaagtatcggattacgtcgacttaccaaacaactaaatttggagaatgcggaatcaggggagatacatatcagggggagcatccataatacatgcttgttgtactttttttccttcgattaggatttttcccactgggtttttcttatcaaggttttaacgaggcaacataagcatacttgaCACTATATCAATGATCCAagaaaagttgtactctttttccttcgctatggttttttcccactgggtttttccaagcaaggttttaacaaggcaactcatgttgatatgtgggcattcaagggggagtgttgaaaagactggtgggtaatgaatgcccacagtacaTTGGtagaagttttcaatgcccatgcaaagtgaaattgaatttgtaaatgCATGGAGGTTGTATTGTCAAAGGAAGTGCTGTAAACTTTAATGTGCAGTTAATGCATCAGTTTGAaattgctctataaatagagcactctgtATGCTTTcaagtgataaaaaaaatataaaaagaagagaacatgagaaaagatcaataacatcatctattcctccgtcttttatttgttatcctcttgtgctatagtttCAGTGTGATATTTTACATCTGCATTACTCCATTCATTAAaatgttatctctctaactttgatCTATTTATAACATTTTGGGATTTTTATGGGGCAAGTAAGGAAACCAAAAGAGGTTTGTATTGTACCTGCATTCAGATTTCAGATAGGATAAGTTAAAtacatttataaaaaatatgaaaaacttaaaaaaatctctcttccCTTCACAAACGTCTAACTCCTCTATCTCCCATTTTCCTTCTCCTCCCTTCCCCTTtcgtcatctctctctctctctccttctctttcaCGCAAGCCGTCCACCGGTCACCAACGACCGTCAAATTAAACCTCCAGAATCCTCTTCACGTCCTCTTTCCAACCCCCAAGTTAGTTTCTACAAATTTTTAGCCGAATTTCGTCAATTTCATATCTAAGAAGCGGTGGCCGCGGATTTTCCGACAAATTTTTGGCCAAACCTGTCGGAATTGGACCTCGACCCAAGAGGTAAATATGATCCTCTCATTGTGGGCTGTCCTCCACTGTAAGttcttttccaaaataaaaaattttagttttgggGTCATTTCTAGATTTCGAATTTTAAATCCATTTTCTGTATGCATGTCAAAGATTGGGACGAGGAAGGTAAATCAAGTTTGTTTCCAACCTGGGCCGAGAAGAATTAGACCAACCCAcgtatggatttttttttgcttaaattCATCCTAGTATCACAAGTAGCTTATGGAAGTTTATGGAAGAGCTTATGGAAGTTTATGGAAGAGCTTATGAAAAGATTCACATCCGTTTTACTCGTTTAAACTTGAAGTAGTTAATTGTCTTATTTTCGTTTGGGGCGTCTGGTTCCACTTTGTTGTCCTGGAATGCATGACGGTAGTTGATGATGTGCTGTGCATGTGGGTAACCTGTAAATTTGAAGTGTTCATATATAGTACAAATATGTTCTATTTGCCATCAAGCTAAGAATGCCCCTCATAATGTTTGGTTATAACTTGTAAGTATATATTTGTGTCTGATTTGTGGTTCTcataaaattatacaaaatttaCAATATTGTATGTTTACATGCAATTTCTCTATGTGCATGAACACTTATGTGGAGGGGGTTGGTCGGGTTTGGGAAGATCGGTGGATGTAGAGCCTGAATCGGAAATCGCGTTGGTAAAATCAGGTAATCTTTTtctaagatttttcaattttaatgtgttttagtTTCTAGGTAGTACTTTGTTTTAGTATTTCTTGTTTCAAATTCATGATCGCTGACTGGTGTTTATGTGGTAATTAAGTTATGTAAATCTTCATTTCTTGACTGATTTTAACTGGGTTTCTTTTGGGGAAGTTTCAATTTGACTATAGAAGATATTCCCTAATTTTTTTGCTCAGATCTGACTCTGATTTAGGTAATTTACATTAGGTTTCTTTTGGGGAAGTTTCAATTTGACTATAGGATAACGTCATTATCATTGAATGTGAAAATTTGTCAATGTCTTACAGTTAATTGTGATGCCCATGACGAgatgtgcatttttttttccattacaCTTACGTGTTATGTCAATTAAACTCCAGACCAACTACTAATTATCTCCTAAGTTCCTAAAATTCGTATTTGTAATATGTTGTAGAAAATGACctattttgagatatttttttgCATATCTCTCTTTTATTCTACATTCGAAAGAGGTAGAATCGCATTATTGGGATTGTGGATTGCTTTTTGCATGTGTTAATCTGTGTGACGATTGATTGCCATgcatgaagaaattaaaaatgttACTAAAGTGTCTGGCAGAAGTTATTATGTTTCAATCACAAACGAGTGCATGTATACATATTACACCAATTAATCTGTGGGAGGAAGGATATATAGCATCTCATCAGGTTAAGAAAAGGAATcatgatttaaaaatttggaaGCCATTACATACTCATTCTTGCTGCTCTGTGTAAATGATGTCACCTTCATTTTCAAGAGCTTCTTGGTAGTCTAAATTTatagttcatttttttttcagcgATATCCAATGTTATAATGTATTTTATTGCTTGATATATTTCTTACTCATGGTCATTTTTGGGAGGCTGTCAGAGCAGGGGATGTCAATTTTGGGTTATTTGTGGTGGTTGAAGGTTGTTTGGCTTCCGACGAATTCAAATGCAATGGTATTAGGAATTATTGGTTTCATTATCTGTATGA contains the following coding sequences:
- the LOC137742919 gene encoding uncharacterized protein; this encodes MANLAKLEFAALDITGKNYLTWVLDTKIHLEAENVGDTIREESSSSSQDRAKTIIFICRHLDEALKSEYLTVEDLLALWNALRNRYNHLTRYRARGYTEYNQLISVLLVAQQNNELMMKNHHSRPTGSAPFPEVNAASLEVNTTSFGGDNHKRGRGHKRGRWNRKGKNHGVQFHNQVPRHNSGPSFKNMNRHKCKGHMNNAPRNAERACHRCGSNGHWACTCRTPKHLVDLYQASLKEKSVETNFLD